From the Oleiharenicola lentus genome, one window contains:
- a CDS encoding MBL fold metallo-hydrolase RNA specificity domain-containing protein, translated as MRQQNGLHLPQIGWWLDAQKAQHRSFISHAHSDHIGAHREIVATCATASLMRLRLSGKRQETILDYGQPWVADFGCEFRLHPAGHIFGSAMLEARSEHGTLLYTGDFKLRPSLAAEPCQPVVADVVIMETTFGLPKYDFPPDAQIEADIVAFCRQALEDNVAPVLYAYGLGKTQELLQIVGRAGLPVMIHPHGYRMTQRYTELGMKLPRYAQLDPHHYAGYVIIAPPMTGATEPMTWINPKRTAIASGWALDSSAKYQFGCDAAFPLSDHADYPDLLAFVERVQPKVVYTVHGFAKEFAATLRARGIEAWALGQQNQLDLGLV; from the coding sequence GTGCGCCAACAGAACGGACTCCACCTGCCGCAGATCGGCTGGTGGCTCGACGCGCAGAAGGCCCAGCACCGCTCCTTCATCTCCCACGCCCACTCCGACCACATCGGCGCCCACCGTGAGATCGTGGCCACGTGCGCGACCGCCAGCCTCATGCGGCTGCGCCTGTCCGGCAAACGCCAGGAAACCATCCTCGACTACGGCCAGCCGTGGGTGGCGGACTTCGGCTGTGAATTCCGCCTTCACCCGGCCGGCCACATCTTCGGCTCCGCGATGCTCGAAGCACGCAGCGAGCACGGCACGTTGCTCTACACGGGGGATTTCAAGCTCCGCCCCAGTCTCGCCGCCGAGCCCTGCCAGCCCGTGGTCGCCGACGTGGTGATCATGGAGACCACCTTCGGGCTGCCGAAATATGACTTCCCACCCGACGCGCAGATCGAGGCCGACATCGTCGCCTTCTGCCGGCAGGCACTCGAGGACAATGTCGCCCCCGTGCTCTACGCCTATGGCCTCGGCAAGACGCAGGAGCTGCTGCAGATCGTCGGCCGGGCCGGGTTGCCCGTGATGATCCACCCGCACGGTTATCGCATGACGCAGCGCTACACCGAGCTTGGCATGAAGCTCCCCCGCTACGCCCAGCTCGACCCCCACCACTACGCCGGGTACGTCATCATCGCCCCGCCCATGACCGGCGCCACTGAGCCCATGACGTGGATCAACCCCAAGCGCACCGCCATCGCCTCCGGCTGGGCCCTCGACAGCAGCGCGAAATACCAGTTCGGCTGCGATGCGGCCTTCCCGCTCTCCGACCACGCCGACTACCCCGATCTGCTGGCCTTCGTCGAGCGCGTGCAGCCGAAGGTCGTCTATACCGTGCACGGCTTCGCCAAGGAGTTCGCCGCCACCCTGCGCGCGCGCGGTATCGAAGCCTGGGCGCTCGGCCAGCAAAACCAGCTGGACCTCGGCCTCGTGTGA
- a CDS encoding glycosyltransferase family 4 protein — translation MNVLLMSPELFLHEGGIARIMRLYLKALCETAAHVDSVVLNDRPGPEVRLARYANARLGERIGCDRRKLAFVRQTLRLAKRADLLVCAHLHHLPIAWLAQRFNSRLRYCLVAHGIEVWRPYSALERRALLGAHRILCVSEYTRRQLLRFLPALSPERLVVVPNTLDPHFAPQNRDAWGASSADASRAASTPQRDAVPFALPRILTVGRLSAADAYKGFDTLIEALPAIRREYPAARLRIVGTGDDQPRLTALAQRLGVQGSVDFLGPVEDDALRLEYTACDLFALPSRREGFGLVYLEAMIHGKPCLAARAGGAPEVVNDTVGRLVEYGNIPEIAAAVDELVRSPRDSEIVRRHAAAFAFPVFAQRLAAVLA, via the coding sequence ATGAACGTCCTCCTCATGTCCCCGGAGCTTTTCCTGCACGAGGGCGGGATCGCGCGCATCATGCGGCTTTACCTGAAGGCGCTGTGCGAGACCGCCGCGCATGTGGACTCAGTCGTCCTGAATGATCGCCCCGGCCCGGAAGTGCGGCTGGCCCGCTACGCCAACGCACGTCTGGGCGAACGCATCGGCTGCGACCGACGCAAGCTCGCCTTCGTGCGCCAGACCCTGCGGTTGGCCAAGCGGGCCGACCTCCTCGTGTGCGCGCACCTGCACCACCTGCCCATCGCATGGCTAGCGCAGCGGTTCAACTCGCGCCTGCGCTACTGCCTCGTGGCCCATGGTATCGAGGTCTGGCGTCCTTATTCCGCATTGGAGCGTCGCGCACTGCTCGGTGCCCACCGCATCCTCTGCGTCAGCGAATACACCCGCCGCCAATTGCTGCGCTTCCTCCCGGCGCTCTCGCCCGAGCGACTCGTCGTCGTGCCCAACACGCTCGACCCGCACTTTGCGCCGCAGAATCGCGACGCATGGGGCGCGAGTTCTGCGGACGCATCCCGGGCGGCGAGCACGCCGCAACGGGACGCCGTTCCCTTCGCGCTGCCCCGCATCCTCACGGTCGGACGCCTCTCCGCCGCCGACGCCTACAAGGGCTTCGACACGCTCATCGAAGCGCTGCCGGCCATCCGTCGCGAATACCCCGCCGCCCGCCTGCGCATCGTCGGGACGGGCGACGACCAACCGCGCCTCACCGCGCTCGCCCAGCGCCTCGGCGTGCAAGGCTCGGTGGACTTCCTCGGCCCCGTTGAGGACGACGCCCTGCGCCTCGAATACACGGCCTGCGACCTGTTCGCCCTGCCCAGCCGCCGCGAGGGTTTCGGGCTCGTTTACCTGGAGGCCATGATTCACGGCAAACCCTGCCTCGCCGCCCGGGCCGGCGGCGCCCCGGAGGTCGTCAACGACACCGTCGGCCGGCTGGTCGAATACGGCAACATTCCCGAGATCGCCGCCGCCGTGGACGAACTGGTGCGCTCGCCCCGTGATTCGGAGATTGTGCGCCGGCACGCCGCCGCGTTTGCTTTTCCCGTGTTCGCCCAGCGCCTCGCCGCCGTCCTCGCCTGA
- a CDS encoding NAD-dependent epimerase/dehydratase family protein, with protein sequence MAGKRLVILGCGYVGSAVAKAALAAGARVEALTRNPEKAAALRATGLSQVVVAELGSLQWHAQIAPAPDFVVNCVSSGGPDQYWQSYVVGMQSIVSWATKNGPVGTMVYTSSTSVYPQGDGAVVDETAWAPGATPNGRTISESEVLLKTAPTTAIQRHFILRLAGIYGPGRHHLLDQLRTGTETLNGSGEHRLNLAHRDDIVAAIIACLSAPESVGTEIFNVADTAPATRAEVVAWLCTQLGRPVPAFDGTTTARRGGAPMPDRIISSAKIQQVLGWRPLHSDFRTGFGAILKGEG encoded by the coding sequence ATGGCAGGCAAACGTCTCGTGATCCTCGGCTGCGGTTACGTCGGCTCGGCTGTGGCCAAGGCGGCGTTGGCGGCGGGGGCGCGGGTGGAGGCGTTGACGCGGAACCCAGAGAAAGCCGCGGCGCTACGGGCCACGGGGTTGTCGCAGGTCGTGGTCGCCGAGCTGGGTTCGCTTCAGTGGCACGCGCAGATCGCCCCGGCGCCGGATTTTGTCGTGAACTGCGTGAGTTCGGGCGGACCGGACCAGTATTGGCAGTCCTATGTCGTGGGCATGCAGTCCATCGTGAGCTGGGCGACGAAGAACGGGCCCGTTGGCACGATGGTCTATACGAGCAGCACGTCGGTCTATCCGCAGGGCGACGGCGCGGTCGTGGACGAAACCGCCTGGGCACCGGGCGCGACGCCGAACGGCCGCACCATCAGCGAATCCGAGGTGTTGCTGAAGACGGCACCAACCACGGCGATACAGCGGCATTTCATTTTGCGGCTGGCGGGCATCTATGGTCCGGGGCGGCATCATCTGCTCGACCAGCTGCGCACGGGCACGGAGACCCTCAACGGCTCGGGCGAGCATCGCCTCAACCTCGCGCACCGCGACGACATCGTGGCCGCGATCATCGCGTGCCTGAGCGCGCCGGAGAGCGTGGGCACGGAGATTTTCAACGTGGCCGACACCGCACCTGCGACGCGCGCGGAAGTGGTCGCGTGGTTGTGCACGCAGCTCGGGCGTCCGGTCCCGGCCTTCGACGGCACGACGACCGCCCGCCGAGGCGGTGCGCCGATGCCGGACCGGATCATTTCCAGTGCGAAGATTCAGCAGGTGCTTGGCTGGAGGCCGCTGCATTCCGACTTTCGGACGGGCTTCGGAGCGATTCTGAAGGGCGAGGGCTGA
- a CDS encoding polysaccharide ABC transporter ATP-binding protein, which translates to MPSPAIEVSGLSKRYVIQHESRHDSLRDTLHHTARKLWRRFRWGTGFETEEFWALRDVSFAVQPGEVVGIIGRNGAGKSTLLKVLSRITEPTAGSVRLRGRIASLLEVGTGFHPDLSGRENIFLNGAILGMSRAEITRKFDEIVAFAEIERFLDTPVKRYSSGMYVRLAFAVAAHLEPEILIIDEVLAVGDAQFQKKCLGKMQEVAQGGGRTVLFVSHNMGVIANLCSRVIMLGEGRVLTDGTTSAGVNAYIQAAAHHAGEATWREDDPVAGNERMRLHAARVTVAGRTAAEVPIDQDAVVEFDFAVTGARRRVSTSIHLFDKQGVWVLCSGPASAELDPGAYRHRVTLPGNLLNDGLYQVSIILLTDVTNIQVQVRDAVSFTVHETGVGREEYGGVINGCVRPQLRWQSVPLPPTPSSA; encoded by the coding sequence ATGCCCTCGCCCGCCATTGAAGTTTCCGGTCTGAGCAAGCGTTACGTGATCCAGCATGAGTCGCGGCACGACAGCCTGCGCGACACGCTCCACCACACGGCGCGCAAGCTCTGGCGTCGTTTCCGCTGGGGCACGGGCTTCGAGACCGAGGAGTTCTGGGCGTTGCGCGACGTCTCCTTCGCCGTGCAACCGGGCGAGGTGGTCGGCATCATCGGCCGCAATGGCGCCGGCAAATCCACGCTCCTGAAGGTGCTCTCCCGCATCACCGAGCCCACGGCCGGCTCGGTCCGGCTCCGCGGCCGGATCGCCTCGCTGCTCGAAGTCGGCACCGGCTTCCATCCCGACCTGAGCGGCCGGGAGAACATCTTCCTCAACGGCGCCATCCTCGGCATGTCGCGGGCCGAAATCACGCGGAAGTTCGACGAGATCGTGGCCTTTGCCGAGATCGAGCGATTCCTCGACACGCCGGTGAAACGCTACTCCAGCGGCATGTATGTGCGCCTAGCCTTCGCCGTCGCCGCCCACCTCGAACCCGAGATCCTCATCATCGACGAGGTCCTCGCCGTGGGCGACGCCCAGTTCCAGAAAAAGTGCCTCGGCAAGATGCAGGAGGTCGCCCAGGGCGGCGGCCGCACCGTGCTGTTTGTCAGCCATAACATGGGCGTGATCGCCAACCTGTGTTCGCGTGTCATCATGCTGGGCGAGGGCCGGGTTCTCACCGACGGCACGACCTCGGCGGGCGTCAACGCCTACATCCAGGCCGCAGCCCACCACGCGGGAGAGGCCACCTGGCGGGAGGACGACCCGGTGGCCGGCAACGAGCGGATGCGGCTGCACGCCGCGCGCGTCACCGTGGCCGGGCGCACCGCGGCGGAGGTTCCGATCGATCAGGATGCGGTCGTCGAGTTTGACTTTGCCGTGACGGGCGCGCGTCGCCGGGTGTCCACGAGCATCCACCTGTTCGACAAACAGGGTGTCTGGGTGCTCTGCTCGGGCCCGGCCAGCGCGGAACTCGATCCCGGCGCCTACCGCCACCGGGTCACGCTGCCCGGCAACCTGCTCAACGACGGGCTCTACCAGGTCAGCATCATCCTCCTGACGGATGTGACCAACATCCAGGTCCAGGTGCGCGACGCTGTTTCCTTCACCGTGCATGAGACCGGGGTCGGCCGCGAGGAATACGGCGGAGTGATCAACGGCTGCGTTCGCCCTCAGCTGCGCTGGCAGTCCGTCCCGCTGCCCCCCACCCCGTCGTCCGCCTAG
- a CDS encoding acyltransferase, whose translation MTRQLQSLFHHGSHLCGRWRAWLASLSGVKSAAAVTLGRNCEVALGPAPGRRGIIELGEGTRLQHGVLLHPYGGRISVGRDVFIGPGAVIYGHGGVEIGDETLVSMHCRILSSNHTVPPAGTPIRSQPDLLLPTKIGRDVWLGAAVTVLGGVTIGDGCVVGAGSVVTRDLPPGAIAYGSPAEVRRFRDGSSAQT comes from the coding sequence ATGACCCGGCAACTGCAGTCACTGTTTCACCACGGCAGCCACCTTTGCGGGCGCTGGCGCGCGTGGCTGGCCTCGTTGAGCGGCGTAAAATCCGCGGCGGCCGTCACCCTCGGCCGGAACTGCGAGGTCGCGCTCGGACCGGCGCCCGGACGCCGCGGGATCATCGAACTCGGCGAAGGCACCCGGCTGCAACACGGCGTGCTGCTCCATCCCTACGGCGGTCGCATCTCCGTCGGCCGTGATGTCTTCATCGGACCCGGCGCCGTCATCTACGGTCACGGCGGCGTCGAGATCGGCGACGAAACCCTCGTCTCGATGCATTGCCGGATCCTCTCCTCCAACCACACCGTTCCGCCGGCCGGCACGCCCATCCGTTCCCAGCCCGACCTGTTGCTCCCGACCAAGATCGGCCGCGATGTCTGGCTCGGCGCCGCGGTGACCGTGCTCGGCGGTGTGACCATCGGTGACGGTTGTGTGGTTGGCGCCGGCTCGGTCGTGACCCGCGATTTGCCGCCCGGCGCCATCGCCTACGGCAGTCCCGCCGAGGTCCGTCGGTTCCGCGACGGCAGCTCCGCCCAGACCTGA
- the asnB gene encoding asparagine synthase (glutamine-hydrolyzing) — protein MCGIAGLFSPKLSPAEREAAVGRMVQRSAHRGPDDRGLFSGGDVTLGMCRLAIFDPANGHQPMTTPDGRVTLVFNGAIYNHRELRAELEAAGWTFRTHCDTEVLLAAYAHHGAACLPRLRGMFAFAAWDARERTLFVARDPLGIKPLYYARLPGGGLAFASELSALLASGQVPREIDPASAGEYLAWFGVPAPRTIYRGTANLPPGHALTLDASGNVRTQAWWHLPAPVQPGRAARNYHDFVHGLRHQLEDTIRAHRVADVPVGAFLSGGLDSTAVVGLMTRLGGPKLKTFSLVFGEAGYSEQAAARASAQAFGTEHTEDLLTGARVAADLPHLLASFDQPTGDGINTYYASRLAKAGGVTVALSGLGGDELFGGYPSFRDLPRLNALLPWWRRLPGGVRRTILAQLQARPSARARKLADFLAHARDLHELASLQRRVLPETQRLALLAPDARVQAGRLGPNHPMLDDYAFELSGADPFQIISGWELRTYMADTLLRDSDVFSMAHSLELRVPFVDRVLLEWLWPQATWFKYDPRRLKRALADATSDLVPAAVRNRPKQGFTLPFARWMLAELRPFLEETFSPASLARCPWLDAGAVATLWRDYTTKNDPRAWSRVWTVAMLVAFANRKPE, from the coding sequence ATGTGCGGCATAGCCGGACTGTTCTCTCCAAAACTGTCGCCCGCTGAGCGCGAGGCGGCGGTCGGGCGCATGGTGCAGAGGTCGGCGCACCGCGGGCCGGACGATCGCGGCTTATTCTCCGGCGGCGACGTGACGCTCGGCATGTGCCGGCTGGCCATCTTCGACCCGGCCAACGGACACCAGCCGATGACGACGCCCGACGGGCGCGTCACGCTCGTCTTCAACGGCGCGATCTACAACCACCGCGAGCTGCGCGCGGAGCTGGAGGCGGCCGGCTGGACCTTCCGCACGCACTGCGACACCGAGGTCCTGCTCGCCGCCTACGCGCACCACGGCGCGGCCTGTCTGCCGCGGTTGCGCGGGATGTTCGCCTTCGCCGCATGGGACGCCCGCGAGCGCACGCTGTTCGTCGCCCGCGATCCGCTTGGCATCAAGCCGCTTTACTACGCGCGCCTGCCCGGCGGCGGCCTCGCGTTTGCGTCCGAGCTCAGCGCCTTGCTCGCCAGCGGCCAGGTGCCGCGCGAGATCGATCCCGCCTCCGCCGGCGAATACCTCGCGTGGTTCGGCGTGCCCGCCCCGCGCACGATCTACCGCGGCACCGCCAACCTGCCGCCCGGCCACGCCCTCACGCTCGACGCGAGCGGCAATGTCCGCACGCAGGCCTGGTGGCACCTGCCCGCCCCGGTCCAGCCCGGACGCGCCGCACGCAACTACCACGACTTCGTCCACGGACTGCGGCACCAGCTTGAGGACACCATCCGCGCGCACCGCGTAGCCGACGTGCCGGTCGGCGCTTTTCTCTCCGGCGGCCTGGACTCCACCGCCGTCGTCGGGCTCATGACGCGCCTCGGCGGCCCGAAGCTGAAGACCTTTTCCCTCGTGTTCGGCGAAGCCGGTTACTCCGAGCAGGCCGCGGCGCGCGCCTCGGCCCAGGCCTTCGGCACCGAGCACACCGAGGACCTGCTCACCGGCGCCCGCGTCGCCGCCGACCTGCCGCACCTCCTCGCGAGCTTCGACCAGCCGACCGGTGACGGGATCAACACCTACTACGCCAGCCGCCTCGCCAAGGCCGGCGGCGTGACCGTCGCGTTGTCCGGCCTCGGCGGCGACGAGTTGTTCGGCGGCTACCCGTCGTTCCGCGATCTGCCCCGGTTGAACGCCCTGCTGCCGTGGTGGCGGCGCCTGCCCGGCGGCGTGCGTCGAACGATCCTCGCTCAATTGCAGGCGCGTCCCTCGGCGCGCGCCCGCAAGCTCGCCGATTTCCTCGCGCACGCCCGCGACCTGCACGAACTCGCCTCGCTCCAGCGCCGCGTGCTGCCCGAGACGCAGCGCCTTGCCCTCCTCGCCCCCGACGCCCGCGTGCAGGCCGGGCGGCTCGGTCCGAACCACCCGATGCTCGACGACTACGCGTTTGAGCTGTCCGGCGCCGATCCGTTTCAGATCATCAGCGGCTGGGAGCTGCGGACCTACATGGCCGACACGCTCCTACGCGACAGCGACGTCTTCAGCATGGCGCACTCGCTGGAACTGCGCGTGCCCTTCGTGGACCGCGTGCTGCTTGAGTGGCTCTGGCCGCAGGCGACGTGGTTCAAATATGACCCTCGCCGGCTCAAGCGCGCCCTCGCCGACGCCACCTCCGACCTCGTGCCCGCCGCCGTGCGCAACCGCCCCAAGCAGGGCTTCACCCTGCCCTTCGCCCGTTGGATGCTCGCCGAACTGCGGCCGTTCCTGGAGGAAACCTTTTCTCCCGCGTCGCTCGCCCGCTGCCCGTGGCTTGATGCCGGCGCCGTGGCCACCCTCTGGCGAGACTACACCACGAAAAATGATCCGCGGGCCTGGTCGCGGGTGTGGACCGTGGCGATGCTGGTGGCGTTTGCGAATCGGAAGCCGGAATAG
- a CDS encoding DJ-1 family glyoxalase III codes for MPTVLVPLAEGFEEIEAFAPVDLLRRAGVEVTTAALAEGIHVTGRSGITAHADTTLAAVLGRDFDLVFLPGGTGVKHLRADPRVRDLVLKQHAAGRWLAAICAAPAVLHDCGLLAGRRYTAHFSVATELPAILAHEKVITDGKITTSRGAGTAVDFGLHLVALLTSPEKAADISKAICF; via the coding sequence ATGCCCACCGTGCTTGTCCCGCTTGCGGAAGGTTTCGAGGAAATCGAGGCCTTTGCTCCCGTTGACCTTCTGCGCCGCGCCGGCGTCGAGGTCACCACCGCCGCTCTCGCCGAGGGCATCCACGTCACCGGACGCAGCGGCATCACCGCCCACGCCGACACCACGCTGGCCGCCGTCCTCGGCCGCGACTTCGACCTGGTCTTCCTGCCCGGCGGCACGGGCGTGAAGCACCTGCGCGCCGACCCGCGCGTGCGCGACCTCGTGCTGAAACAACACGCCGCCGGCCGCTGGCTCGCCGCCATCTGCGCCGCGCCCGCCGTGCTGCACGACTGCGGCCTGCTGGCCGGACGCCGCTACACCGCCCATTTCTCCGTGGCCACCGAACTCCCCGCCATCCTCGCCCACGAGAAGGTCATCACCGACGGCAAAATCACGACCTCCCGCGGCGCCGGCACAGCCGTGGATTTCGGCCTGCATCTGGTGGCATTGCTTACTAGCCCCGAGAAAGCTGCCGATATAAGCAAAGCCATTTGCTTCTAA
- a CDS encoding ABC transporter permease, translating to MSQPPTPELVLEAGRSSRHYWSDLWRYRELLGFLAWRDIKVRYKQAALGIAWAVIQPVVQTVLLTFVFGKLAKMPDGGLPYPLIVLAGLLPWQLFTSAFNGAGNSLVGNSHLISKVYFPRLVVPLSSLAVALIDFGIMLVLTLTVMAGFGIYPAWQLLLLPLFLLLGLLIALGAGLWIAALTVKFRDFRFITPFILQIGMFVTPVGFRTDHLPNWRDLLALNPLAGVVDGVRWSLLGGRTELYLPGLASSVVVAAILLVTGLWYFRKTERQFADII from the coding sequence ATGTCCCAACCGCCAACACCCGAACTCGTGCTCGAAGCCGGCCGCTCATCGCGGCACTACTGGTCCGACCTCTGGCGCTACCGTGAACTCCTCGGCTTCCTCGCGTGGCGCGACATCAAGGTGCGTTACAAGCAGGCGGCGCTCGGCATTGCCTGGGCGGTCATCCAGCCCGTGGTGCAGACCGTGCTGCTTACCTTCGTCTTCGGCAAACTGGCCAAGATGCCCGACGGCGGCCTGCCCTACCCGCTCATCGTGCTCGCCGGCCTGCTGCCGTGGCAATTGTTCACCTCGGCCTTCAACGGCGCGGGCAACAGCCTCGTCGGCAACTCACATCTCATCTCGAAGGTCTATTTTCCGCGGCTGGTCGTGCCGCTCTCGTCGCTGGCCGTGGCCCTGATAGATTTTGGCATCATGCTGGTGCTGACCCTCACGGTGATGGCCGGATTCGGCATCTACCCTGCGTGGCAGCTGCTTCTGCTTCCGCTGTTTTTGCTGCTGGGGCTGTTGATTGCACTCGGCGCCGGTCTCTGGATCGCCGCGCTCACCGTCAAGTTCCGGGACTTCCGCTTCATCACCCCGTTCATCCTGCAGATCGGCATGTTTGTGACGCCCGTCGGCTTCCGCACCGACCACCTGCCCAACTGGCGCGACCTGCTGGCGCTCAACCCGCTGGCCGGCGTCGTGGACGGGGTGCGCTGGAGCCTGCTCGGCGGTCGCACCGAACTCTATCTGCCCGGCCTCGCCTCCTCGGTGGTCGTGGCCGCCATCCTGCTCGTGACCGGGCTCTGGTATTTTCGCAAAACCGAGCGCCAGTTCGCGGACATCATCTGA
- a CDS encoding glycosyltransferase family 61 protein produces the protein MKSKPQGPIETASQAARRLATRCFGAGPSGVIEPFAWHLRRQHPGQRRSLSQPERLTGIISQAAGESCAFEPFRVLAPDGTVRALSVTHPPTASAGIAPGPAATIFSLCPGAVAGNDCVVYCPETRVAVEESIRQWDTPVSHHPLFAAPRFPRAETLPGVGLVLGVLSIESFYHFLLECLPKLALCRPWWDSIDHFIVNGRAGGFAERWLIHAGIPAAKLRWLGDLGHYRCDQLLFTGPLTGHHYATPAVLRHLHSLWPRGETGPAANRRLWISRRGASERDLRWESALLAQLPGFETVVLQDLSPAEQIGLMRTARVIAGPHGAGLAGLVFAPAGTQVWEFCETSAPGANTFYSRLAQVAGLRHCAVQIDFQKESDVRWLQPHFA, from the coding sequence ATGAAATCCAAGCCGCAAGGTCCGATCGAAACCGCCAGCCAGGCGGCCCGTCGCCTTGCCACCCGGTGCTTCGGAGCCGGTCCGTCCGGCGTGATCGAGCCCTTTGCCTGGCACCTCCGGCGCCAGCACCCGGGCCAGCGCCGCAGCCTGTCACAACCCGAACGCCTCACCGGCATCATCAGCCAAGCCGCGGGTGAGTCCTGTGCGTTTGAACCGTTCCGCGTCCTCGCTCCCGATGGGACGGTCCGCGCGTTGTCCGTGACCCACCCGCCGACCGCCAGCGCGGGGATCGCCCCGGGGCCGGCCGCCACGATATTCAGCCTGTGCCCGGGAGCAGTGGCCGGGAACGACTGCGTCGTTTATTGCCCCGAGACCCGGGTGGCGGTGGAGGAAAGCATCAGGCAGTGGGACACGCCGGTTTCCCATCATCCGTTGTTTGCTGCGCCGCGTTTCCCCCGGGCGGAGACCCTGCCCGGAGTCGGCCTCGTGCTGGGGGTGCTCTCGATCGAATCGTTCTACCACTTTCTGCTCGAGTGCCTGCCCAAACTCGCCCTGTGCCGGCCGTGGTGGGATTCCATCGATCACTTTATCGTCAACGGCAGGGCCGGTGGATTCGCCGAACGCTGGCTGATCCATGCCGGCATCCCCGCCGCGAAGCTGCGCTGGCTGGGCGATCTCGGCCACTACCGTTGCGACCAGCTGCTCTTCACCGGCCCTTTGACCGGACACCACTACGCCACCCCGGCCGTGCTCCGACACCTGCACTCGCTCTGGCCTCGCGGAGAAACGGGGCCCGCGGCCAACCGGCGGCTCTGGATTTCCCGACGCGGCGCCTCCGAGCGCGACCTGCGCTGGGAATCGGCGCTGCTGGCCCAGCTCCCCGGTTTTGAAACCGTGGTCCTGCAGGATCTTTCCCCCGCGGAACAGATCGGCCTGATGCGCACGGCCCGAGTCATCGCGGGCCCGCACGGCGCCGGACTCGCGGGCCTGGTCTTTGCTCCCGCCGGCACGCAGGTCTGGGAGTTCTGCGAGACCTCCGCCCCCGGGGCGAACACCTTCTACTCCCGCCTCGCGCAGGTCGCCGGACTCAGGCATTGCGCCGTGCAGATTGATTTTCAGAAGGAGTCCGATGTCCGCTGGTTGCAGCCTCATTTCGCCTGA
- a CDS encoding glycosyltransferase family 2 protein, which produces MPTAPLLSICIPTYNRADVLEPALAHLMETRRPYIERIEVVVVDNASTDRTPAVVARWAGEANFRAVRRSVGISGNANIVTTPREYASGEFFWVIGDDDLILPGSLPLLLELLGKNPDLDHFVLNYTHGSYEECCRLRTENDPGYEPPEESLACPDRRLVRQDSIARVLEATEGNFQFPSHVVGHVTRTRRWREIRLPNEPLQQAALFDTLEDTFPHLVLLFNAAQRRPVFYCGRPLAFASLGAQEWARPRWFDFFYRCHELRARWRQLGVAPDHLSLMHRRWIGQWTGDLHRFWFLESGPTIRPGLLAKFIWRSLPEPAALARRLLPLLARKIKRSLRGTPGPARAA; this is translated from the coding sequence ATGCCCACGGCTCCGCTGCTCTCCATCTGCATCCCCACCTACAACCGGGCTGACGTGCTGGAGCCGGCGCTGGCCCATCTCATGGAAACGCGCCGGCCCTACATCGAGCGGATCGAGGTGGTGGTGGTGGACAATGCCTCCACCGACCGCACGCCCGCGGTGGTGGCCCGGTGGGCGGGCGAAGCGAACTTCCGGGCGGTGCGCCGGTCGGTCGGCATTTCCGGCAACGCGAACATCGTGACCACACCGCGCGAATACGCCTCGGGCGAGTTCTTCTGGGTCATTGGCGACGACGATCTGATCCTGCCCGGCAGTCTACCGTTGCTGCTGGAACTGCTCGGGAAGAATCCGGACCTCGACCACTTCGTGCTGAACTACACGCACGGCAGCTATGAGGAATGCTGCCGGCTGCGCACGGAGAATGATCCCGGCTATGAACCGCCGGAGGAAAGCCTCGCCTGTCCGGACCGGCGGCTCGTCCGGCAGGACTCGATCGCGCGGGTCCTGGAGGCGACCGAGGGGAATTTTCAGTTTCCCAGCCATGTGGTCGGCCACGTCACCCGCACCCGACGCTGGCGCGAGATCCGGTTGCCCAACGAACCGTTGCAGCAGGCGGCGCTCTTCGACACTTTGGAAGACACCTTTCCGCACCTCGTGCTCCTGTTCAACGCGGCGCAGCGCCGCCCCGTGTTCTACTGCGGGCGCCCGCTGGCCTTCGCGAGCCTGGGCGCGCAAGAATGGGCCCGGCCTCGGTGGTTTGATTTCTTCTACCGCTGCCACGAACTCCGTGCCCGCTGGCGGCAACTGGGCGTGGCACCCGACCACCTGAGCCTGATGCACCGGCGCTGGATCGGACAATGGACGGGTGATCTGCACCGGTTCTGGTTTTTGGAAAGCGGGCCAACCATCCGCCCGGGCCTGCTAGCGAAGTTCATCTGGCGCTCACTGCCGGAACCCGCGGCGCTGGCACGGCGCCTGTTGCCCCTGCTGGCCCGCAAGATCAAACGCAGCCTGCGCGGAACCCCGGGACCGGCCCGCGCCGCGTAA